CACCATaaggctgttgttgttgttagccGCCGGAGCTCTGGCGAACAAGCTCCGGCCGCCAACCACGTTGAAAATGTCAGATCTGGCCGGGAACTCGTTGGCTACATAAAAAAtaaccttttgaagaaagttGCTCCTCCAGCCATGGTTGATTTCTACAACGTTTATACGAATATGTAAAGGTAAATAACTAAACAAATAAATATAGAACTACTGAAAACATATGAAATATATGTTTTTGTTCAGATTTGGGAACTTAACAGGTTTAAAGGACAAAACGTAAGAGAATCAATGGATGTAGTAGAATGAGATGGTTACCTTGGCCGGAAGCGCCGCCACaagggttgttgttgttgttgcgaaATTTCTGGCAGATTTGGCCGGAACTAGTGGTTGGTGTTGTATTCACGAATGCGGCGATTGTATTCACTTTTTTGAGTTGTTTTTGTTAAAATTTTGGATTGTATTATTTTTTTAAgggtgtatttgttaatttttgggTTATCTCTGTCATAAAAATAAATGTGATATCTCAAAAAGAAGTGTCCACATTTATTTCTACAAAAATAGTGTCTAGGTTCCTCTCGTATGGCTGTGTAACAGACCATTTATGAGTCATCTTTGAATTATGAAATACCTTTTTTGACTTGGATTCTTTATTAGCCATTATTCTAATATTAATTCCAACGTTACATGACAATCCAACAGATCTTTGCATTTGGTTTTGTAACATTTCTTTGATTACCATTTTAATCTCCTTTATGACACCTTTGACAGTAGCAAACCTTGTTGACCATGAGATTTCATTTTGATGGTTTGATTGTGGTTCACCTATATATATTTGCTGTCTTTCTCCTtttgtttaagaaaaaaaaaaaaacaagaaagacAATTCTTCCTCTCATATTTGTTTGTGCTAGgttttatatatattaaaagaaatctttgttagattctagctcctagttttatactagaagaacttgttgaatcctggggatacacccataccggatgaaatatccttaaggacagtgccattggcatgcctcaagctacgaagaattCTCTACAATTGTTCGTGATCAAGCATTTTCCTCAAGTGTAAAAGAAgttcctacaagtgttcgtgatgaagaaaAGTCCGTACACGTGTTCGTGatgaagtattttccgtaagatttccaacaatctctgtttttatgtattcagttttactcgttgtattcatgaatacaacgagtagTGGCAgagccacatagagccgaggATGTTGATCCGAACCCCCtcgtgaaaaaaaaaatactgtttttatatggttaaaattattttttatgtatatatagttgatgttgaacccccttagacttcttcgtatgtttacttttttatattttgaacccccttagcgaaaatcctgactccgccactgACAGCGAGCCTGTTTATGAATATAGATAGTCATTTCATAAATACagcaaaataaaaatatatatagtgaaaaaaaaatcaaattatgcCTTGTATTGAAAATGTAGGTATGCTCAATTTTAAACCCCTAAATtatagtcatttatgtaaaatcccCTATAATTATTGGCGCGGTTGGAATAGAGAACGCGAGAGTCCTTGCTTAGGAACGGTTGGTTTTATCAAAGAGTGATTAATTTTTTCTTGTGAGGATAGAATCCCAGCAAAATTGAAATCTGAAAtgagaagaaaaacaaaaaagaagagaTGACCAAATTTAATGATTTTGTTATAGTACTctctctcttttccttttttttttggattgagtTCTAATCGTGTTATATAAGTAAAAGCCATAAGCCCAGCTCATTCCTAATAAAAAACAATTTGGGGTTTTCAgcatgtatatatacacacactctcGATTCACAATTCGTTACTACCCCTTTGTCTGGCAAATATGAACGTGTCGTTTTCCCTGTCCCTCTCTTCAAAGCCAAGAAAGCAACAACCCTCCTGTTCAAACCTAAGAAAGGAACAAGCCTCTTGTTCAAAAGAATTCGACCCCTCCAAACCCCCATCATCTTCCACCAAACAAATCATAATCCTTCCAAAACACAATGAACGGTGTCCCATCGAACGGATGAAAAACCTGGATGATCAATTCGAGATTGATAATGGTGGCACACCAACTGTAGATGGTATATCTTACGGTCTTAACGTCCGCCGCCAATCTGAAAACCATAATCCGAAACAGTCGATGTTGCATAAGCTTAGGGAGGATTTGAAGAGGTTACCTGGGATTGATGAGTGTAGTGATATGCCTGTTGAGGGATTTGCTGCTGCTTTGTTGAAGGGTTATGGTTGGGTTGAAGGTCGAGGGATAGGTAGGAACGCCAAACAGGATGTTAAAGTTGTTGAGTATAAAAAAGGCTGCACCGGGTTTGGGTTTATAGGAAAGGCTAAACAAGGTTTATATGCAGGCAAGGAAGTGAGAGGAAAGGAAATGGGGATGAAAGGGGTCGTTTTGGAGGTCAAAACCGGTGGGGTTTTGGTGGTTTCTACACGGGATGATGAGGTGCAAGTTCGGGCACGGGATGTCGCTGAATTGGGTTCCCTGGAGGAGCAGAGCTGTTTGACAGAATTGAAGATTAAACAAGAAAAGAGTAATCTCGCGGGGAGGAAAAGAAGTAGAGATGAAACAAGTGCATCTTGGCTTGCTCCTCACATTAGAGTTAGGATTATAATTAAGGATTTGAAAAGGGGAAGGTTGTATTTAAAGAAAGGGGTAACAATGGATGTTGTTGGCCCGACTAGTTGTGATATTTGTATGGATGAAACTAGGGAGTTGATACAAGGTGTGGATCAGGACTTGCTCGAGAGGGCTCTTCCAAAGCGTGGTGGTCCCGTTCTTGTTCTGTATGGTAGGCACAAAGGTGTGTATGGTCACTTGGTTGACAAGGATAGTGAGAATGAGACTGCAATTGTCCGAGATGCTGATACCAAGGAGTTACTCAAAGTAAGACTTGAACAAATTGCTGAGTATCTTGGAGATCCCAACCACCTATTAGGAAGGGTTCTGTTTTAATTAGGCATCTAAGTAGTTAATTATAAATTATCACATTAAAACTTATACGGATCTATGTATATTTTTTCTAATTATCATATCGCTTTTGTTGCATTCAATTCTGGAATTGGTACATCTCCTTGACGGTCCAGAAGTTTCATGCCATCATCGCTATTAGTGTTGATTAtctcttcatattcttcttcatcttcttgacGGGTTAATTTTGGTAGCCCACAATTTCTTCTTTCTGCGTTGATCCAATCCCTGAATAAGATAGAAATCTCCAAGCTATCttgtgctaatgaatgtctatggtctccgaGTTGAAATCTTGCCGCGCTAAAAGCTGCCTCCGAAGCTACTGATGATGATTGAATAGTTAGTATATCTCGAGCCATTTTTGAGAGTAATAGAAATGTCTTGTCGCGCTCCCTCCACCATCCTAAAATATCTTCATTGTCGTCGTCATCCATAATGATGTTTTCCAAACTCTGATCAAGATAAGATTCAAGATCACTTTCATTTTGAGTATTAGCAATACCAAGCCATGCAGCATCCATTGATCTATCAAATTTTCTATTGCCAAATGTAGCCTTATTCTTTTGTGAAGGACGTTACTTTCCGCAGATTTATAATTATTATACATTATTTTAGCTTTTAATTCTATGTTATGTTTACACTCTTCAACATTTGGATGTTCATTAGGAGGAATATCTAACTGTAAATAAATTTTTCAACAAGTCCCTGAGCACTTCTTAATTTTAAAGACGGGTCAAGTATACAAGCAATCAAATAAATATCGGGAatagaaaaaaatactttttaaatttgaaaatcaTTTCATCAACGGCTTCCTCATATTCGTTTGATTCTCTACATTCCGCAAATAGTTTTGTAAGTCTACAAATATAAAATAACATTTGTGCAATTGTAGGATAGTATTGACCGGAAAATGCTTTTGTTGCAATATATaaattttctaaaaaatacataGTCCTTCAATTTCATTCCAATCACTATCTTGTATTTGTTCAGTAAGGTATTTGCTATCATAAACACCGAGCAAGTATTGGCATCatttaaggggttgtttggtagccAGTTACgagtaagttattcatgtattaaaattcTGCATAAGTAATATTTTTTTGGTAGCTAGTTATGAGGTAAACTATTTATGTATAAAATTAATACGGTGTTTGGTTTACAATTTAAAAATctacataactaatacatgtataagttatgagggagTTCAAGGCAAAAGGTGCAATAGCTAATGTATGAATAACTAATATCTGCATAAAATAATATGTAGACTCGCTCATAACTAATTCATAATAATACTTAcaaaaaataatacatagattctctCGCAACTAATACTAATATCTTTCTAACCAAACGACCCCAAAGGTGATGTGGAAAAGAAATTTGAACTTGTATTAACCAGCCAATTGTTTCCTAGCAGGTGAAGCTCATTTGGGCCCACATTTTCAGAATTTGGAATATAGTCAACTAATTGTACGGATCATTGAGAAACTGTAGTACATCAGTTTCCAGTAGAACATGTTTGAAATGTTTTTTGAAAAATTGCGGGATAAATTAGGAGGCTCTTTTCAACCTCTATAAATACATTAAGCTACATAGATGCAATGGAACTCCTAATTCAGGCAATTCATTTAAGATGTTCCGAACCAAAGATTGCAACGGCCATCACTGAGAAGTCGTACAATGATTTATGCAGCCACATGAAAATTCAGAAGTCCAAACTTCCACATTGCTTGCTTTGTGTGTTCCGTTAGCTTGTTTCATATTCGTATTATGTTCGCTATTGATCCCTCGACTTCGCCCAGTGCCTAACTTTGGTAAACCACGATTGAGACCCTCAAGCAAGACACACGCTTTGCACCATTTCTGCAAATTTACACAAGAAATGGACCAGTCAATGAAAATTGTTAAACCACGATTGAGACCCTCAACCGGTTTGCCTGCAGTATTATTAGTGGAGTTGTTTAACCCATCTATCTGAACTAGAAGTTTAGACTTCACTCTTCGGGATATTTCATGCTCTCCAGAAGCCCCTCTGGCACTGCAAAGAGAATCAATCTCCTCATCAATGAAAATTGTACTTGGAGCACGAGCACGGGCAATATCAAACAAGCATCGTACCGATCGTTCACTCTCACCGTACATTTTGCACACAAGGAAGAACAAGAAACATTCAGAAATGTTGTCCCACACTCTGTAGCAACAGCTTTCGCCAAGAGTGTTTTCCCTGTGCCAGAAGGACCAAACGTAAGAACTCCTCTCCAAGGTCTCCTGATTCCCTGGAAATATCGAGGCATCCACAGTGGGAGTACCACTGCTTCCTGTAAAAGCCTCTTTGCTTCATTCAGTAATGCAACATCATCCCATCTCACTCCTGTATTAGTATTCAAGATTTCCTTTTCAAGAGTAGCAGCCAGTTTAGGATCAGGTCCTTTATGACTTGTGTTAATTGTCCCTTTCTGACTTTTTAATAGCTGACTAATTCTCTAGTGTTAATTAAAATATAAAGACACTAAAAAAAATAGTGATTAATTATGACTATGACATTACACGATTAAGGGAAAAAGAGGTGTAATTAATCATTCATGATAGATAACTAAGATTTGATTTATCTAATGCTTGTACAAAAATTAGAAAGGGGTAATCAATTCCCTATAACGAAAATTAGGTTAGTGCCCCTCCACTATATTATATGCATGTTCATACAATATGAGAAGGCCgatttattaattattatgaaGTTATCCAATATGCAAATATCACTTTCTTCTTTCATATTTTTCTTAGCATGACCCTCTAAAATGACTATATAAATAATGTACATCAAAGTTTCTGAAAAGTTAATGTGAGCAACTGGGCCCTAGCAATTATTTTCACATCTGCCCCTCTATTAAATTAGGAAAGTTTGAACCCCAAAAGTCCCAAGGTCACAAGTTTCTAATCAGTAAGGAATATCCGATATATTGGTAGCTGAAATAATATAGGAATTAGACGATtactcaatttttattttattgcactgaagacaattttttaaaaaaaaaataacaaaacaattcattcaattttttttccCTAAGTACCACGAGAGTCACTACCTAGTTTTGATAACCAAAAAGCCACTTAACTTTGTCTgagtatcacaaaatcaatagTAGAAACAAAAGAGATATTTTATATGATACTTAGGCAAAGTTTAATGAATTGTTGGTTACACATTTTTTCAGTGATTTTTTGTGATTATTAGGCAAAGTTTGGTGATTTTtttgttagaaaataatttagtACTCCAACTTTCTGTGATATTTCAGCAAAGTTAAGTGATTTTTTCGTTACAATAAATAGTTTAGTGCCTTTGGTGCAACAAAAGTTGAGTGCTATGTAACTATCCCTAACGCATCTAAAGCCAGATAAACGTAGAATAACTTACCACAGAACCAGAAATATACTACTAGTA
The sequence above is a segment of the Lycium barbarum isolate Lr01 chromosome 6, ASM1917538v2, whole genome shotgun sequence genome. Coding sequences within it:
- the LOC132599975 gene encoding protein MOS2-like; translated protein: MNVSFSLSLSSKPRKQQPSCSNLRKEQASCSKEFDPSKPPSSSTKQIIILPKHNERCPIERMKNLDDQFEIDNGGTPTVDGISYGLNVRRQSENHNPKQSMLHKLREDLKRLPGIDECSDMPVEGFAAALLKGYGWVEGRGIGRNAKQDVKVVEYKKGCTGFGFIGKAKQGLYAGKEVRGKEMGMKGVVLEVKTGGVLVVSTRDDEVQVRARDVAELGSLEEQSCLTELKIKQEKSNLAGRKRSRDETSASWLAPHIRVRIIIKDLKRGRLYLKKGVTMDVVGPTSCDICMDETRELIQGVDQDLLERALPKRGGPVLVLYGRHKGVYGHLVDKDSENETAIVRDADTKELLKVRLEQIAEYLGDPNHLLGRVLF